One segment of Dehalococcoidia bacterium DNA contains the following:
- a CDS encoding CoA transferase, whose translation MKAISSDETPTTINVMQSEVYELEGVVSMSMALEGIKVLDLTIWQQGPVATQMLADMGADVVKIEDRLKGDPGRGLVWKSDQSILNTYFECHNRNKMGITLDLKKKEGKKVLYRLVEKADVFVQNLRLGVAERLNIDYATLSAINPRLIYASATGFGKNGPDREKPSFDVIAQGRGGMLSVSGDPNEPPPLVQVNGVADWVGAITLSYGIMIALFERERSGLGQEVDVSLLGSQAAMGQLALQRCLFSGKAPGRMERRRVRNALWNTYKAGDGKWIIIAALQSQRFWPDFCGVLNIEQLEKDPRFDSIDNRGDNAEKLIAILDNVFATRPRDEWIRKLEGVDIPCGPVNDYADVVADPQMAANEYLVDFEHPVAGPIKMVGVPVGLSRTPGKVRMAAPEFGQHTENVLQDWGGFSWEEIEQFKNKEVI comes from the coding sequence ATGAAAGCTATATCTTCAGACGAAACACCGACAACGATTAACGTAATGCAGAGCGAAGTGTACGAGCTTGAGGGAGTGGTATCGATGAGTATGGCTCTTGAAGGCATCAAGGTTCTGGATCTTACTATATGGCAGCAAGGGCCAGTGGCGACTCAGATGCTGGCAGACATGGGGGCGGATGTAGTCAAGATCGAAGACCGACTGAAAGGCGATCCGGGCAGGGGGCTGGTATGGAAGAGCGATCAGAGCATCCTGAACACCTATTTTGAGTGTCACAATCGCAACAAAATGGGTATCACTCTGGACCTCAAGAAGAAAGAGGGGAAGAAGGTTTTGTACAGACTGGTGGAGAAGGCCGATGTTTTTGTGCAAAATCTGCGACTGGGCGTTGCAGAACGATTGAACATCGATTACGCTACGCTCTCTGCAATTAATCCCCGGTTGATCTATGCCTCGGCCACCGGATTCGGTAAAAATGGCCCTGATAGAGAAAAGCCGTCTTTTGACGTAATCGCTCAGGGCAGGGGGGGCATGTTGAGCGTTAGCGGAGATCCCAATGAGCCTCCGCCACTGGTTCAGGTCAATGGCGTTGCCGACTGGGTAGGTGCAATAACACTTTCTTACGGGATCATGATCGCTCTTTTTGAGAGAGAGCGATCCGGGCTTGGCCAGGAAGTGGATGTTTCTCTTTTGGGAAGCCAGGCAGCCATGGGGCAGTTGGCTCTTCAGCGATGTCTTTTTTCCGGGAAAGCGCCCGGCAGAATGGAGCGGAGGAGAGTCCGTAATGCCCTGTGGAATACCTATAAGGCTGGAGATGGGAAGTGGATCATTATCGCTGCACTCCAATCTCAACGATTCTGGCCTGATTTTTGCGGGGTTCTGAATATTGAACAATTGGAAAAGGACCCTCGATTTGATTCGATCGATAACCGCGGTGACAATGCTGAGAAACTAATTGCTATTCTAGATAATGTCTTTGCTACTCGGCCCAGGGATGAATGGATTCGCAAGCTGGAGGGGGTGGATATCCCCTGCGGTCCGGTAAACGATTACGCCGATGTGGTTGCAGATCCTCAAATGGCTGCCAACGAGTACCTGGTGGACTTCGAACATCCTGTTGCCGGACCTATCAAGATGGTGGGAGTTCCTGTTGGGCTTAGTAGAACCCCGGGAAAAGTCAGAATGGCCGCCCCCGAATTTGGCCAACACACGGAAAATGTATTGCAGGATTGGGGGGGATTTAGTTGGGAAGAAATCGAACAATTCAAAAACAAGGAGGTCATCTGA